A stretch of the Marivirga tractuosa DSM 4126 genome encodes the following:
- the priA gene encoding replication restart helicase PriA produces MSQLSLNTFEEDSLRKTYFVQVLLPVPIPKTFTYRVPQKYEEHIQVGIRAIVPFGKKKIITGIISAIHQEAPNDYEAKYLLEILDEFPVVSRQQFKLFEWMAQYYMATEGEVLNVGLPSGLKLSSESKIQLNPEFQLEQSPYIFSQIEEVVINLLKKEGLLSYQQFAEITNTKQTSVLIKDLLKKQVIMLIEQVQERYKPKTEKRLRLQKDWLDKAQLNELMQQLDKKPKQLDVLLKYLQEVPVFNDRSSNYTGVAKSIFKEEQFSISSISTLIKNKIFEEYEVITSRLDYLNRQENLDHEITLSPAQEACRDELNTIFTEKDVALLHGVTGSGKTEIYLSLIREVIDSGSQALFLLPEIAITTQMIQRVRKIFGDQVGIYHSKFSDAERVEVWQGVAEGTINFVIGVRSSILLPFNNLSLIVVDEEHESSYKQYDPAPRYNARDTAVVLANIHQAKLILGSATPSYESFYNAKTGKYGLSILTERYGEGSMPEIEVIDMRRQKAKKLVKDDFSHSLLAALESEMNKGNQAIIFQNRRGYAPYLQCETCGWISECENCSVSLTYHMHQHELKCHYCGYRQKSPSACLSCESTALVMKGFGTEKIEDDLKLHFPDVKIQRMDRDTTRKKYSYQQIIESFESGETQILIGTQMVTKGLDFENVSLVGIVDADRMMYYPDFRAHERAFQMMLQVSGRAGRSHKKGKVWIQSFQENHPLFSFLLKYDYEGFYELQLKERHSFFYPPFCRLIKIVLKGSQADAVRNGARLLHESLVSKMGNQRVLAPHEPMIAKIRNIYHMEIWIKMEKGYPLESTKNQIKSTVTKLQENSQFRKLRIVFDVDPQ; encoded by the coding sequence ATGAGCCAACTCAGCTTGAATACTTTTGAGGAAGATAGTTTAAGGAAAACCTATTTTGTGCAGGTTTTACTGCCTGTCCCCATCCCTAAAACTTTCACCTATAGAGTTCCTCAAAAGTATGAGGAACACATTCAGGTTGGGATTCGAGCTATTGTTCCTTTTGGTAAAAAGAAAATCATTACTGGAATTATTAGTGCAATTCATCAAGAGGCTCCAAATGATTATGAAGCTAAATATTTATTGGAAATACTGGACGAGTTCCCAGTAGTCAGTAGACAGCAATTCAAGCTATTTGAATGGATGGCACAATATTATATGGCTACTGAAGGTGAAGTTCTTAATGTGGGCTTACCTTCAGGTCTAAAATTAAGTAGCGAATCGAAAATTCAATTAAATCCGGAATTTCAATTAGAGCAATCACCCTATATTTTTAGCCAAATAGAAGAAGTTGTTATAAATCTTCTTAAAAAAGAAGGGCTTCTCTCCTATCAGCAATTTGCAGAAATTACAAATACCAAACAGACTAGCGTTTTAATAAAAGATTTACTCAAAAAGCAGGTTATTATGCTTATTGAGCAAGTTCAGGAGCGCTACAAACCCAAAACAGAGAAAAGATTAAGGCTACAAAAAGATTGGCTAGATAAAGCACAGCTAAATGAGCTGATGCAGCAGCTGGACAAAAAACCAAAGCAGTTGGATGTACTTCTAAAATATTTACAGGAAGTCCCAGTATTTAATGATAGAAGCTCAAATTACACTGGAGTTGCCAAAAGCATTTTTAAGGAAGAGCAATTTTCCATTTCTTCTATCAGCACCTTAATTAAAAATAAGATTTTTGAGGAATATGAAGTCATTACGTCTCGATTAGATTACCTCAACAGACAAGAAAATCTTGATCATGAGATTACACTAAGTCCGGCTCAAGAAGCTTGTAGAGATGAGCTCAATACAATTTTCACTGAAAAAGATGTAGCTCTTTTGCATGGAGTTACAGGAAGCGGTAAAACAGAAATTTATCTCTCCCTCATTCGGGAAGTGATTGATAGTGGTTCACAAGCATTATTTCTTCTTCCTGAAATTGCCATTACCACCCAGATGATTCAGCGTGTTCGCAAAATATTTGGTGATCAAGTAGGCATTTACCATTCCAAATTTTCAGATGCAGAAAGAGTAGAAGTTTGGCAAGGCGTGGCTGAAGGTACCATCAATTTTGTAATAGGGGTTCGCTCATCCATTCTTCTGCCTTTTAATAATCTTTCGCTTATTGTAGTTGATGAAGAACATGAAAGCAGTTATAAACAATACGATCCAGCTCCACGCTACAATGCAAGAGATACAGCTGTGGTTTTGGCTAATATCCATCAAGCTAAATTGATCTTGGGCTCAGCCACTCCTTCCTATGAGAGCTTTTATAATGCCAAAACTGGTAAATATGGTCTTTCAATTCTAACGGAAAGGTATGGCGAAGGCAGCATGCCCGAAATTGAAGTAATTGATATGCGCAGGCAAAAAGCCAAGAAGCTGGTCAAAGATGATTTTAGTCACAGTTTGCTAGCAGCGCTTGAATCGGAAATGAATAAAGGGAACCAAGCCATTATATTCCAGAATCGGAGAGGCTATGCTCCTTACCTTCAATGTGAAACTTGTGGCTGGATATCAGAGTGTGAGAACTGCTCTGTGAGCTTGACCTACCACATGCATCAGCATGAGCTGAAATGTCATTATTGTGGCTACAGACAAAAAAGCCCTAGTGCGTGCTTGAGTTGTGAATCTACTGCCTTGGTAATGAAAGGCTTTGGTACAGAGAAAATAGAGGATGATTTAAAGCTGCATTTTCCGGATGTAAAAATCCAAAGGATGGACAGAGATACCACCCGAAAGAAATATTCATATCAGCAAATAATTGAATCTTTTGAAAGTGGTGAAACACAAATCCTGATTGGAACTCAGATGGTTACCAAAGGCTTGGATTTTGAAAATGTAAGCCTAGTGGGCATAGTAGATGCCGATAGAATGATGTACTATCCTGATTTCAGAGCGCATGAACGTGCATTTCAGATGATGCTTCAGGTGAGTGGAAGAGCTGGCAGAAGCCATAAAAAAGGTAAAGTATGGATTCAGAGCTTTCAGGAGAACCATCCGCTCTTTAGTTTTCTCTTGAAATACGATTATGAAGGATTTTATGAACTACAGCTAAAAGAAAGACATTCGTTTTTTTATCCTCCATTTTGTCGCTTAATCAAAATCGTTTTAAAAGGCTCACAAGCAGATGCAGTGAGAAATGGAGCCAGATTATTGCATGAATCTTTAGTGTCTAAAATGGGAAATCAAAGAGTGCTAGCACCGCACGAACCTATGATTGCCAAAATCCGCAATATCTATCATATGGAAATCTGGATAAAAATGGAAAAAGGGTATCCATTGGAAAGCACTAAAAATCAAATAAAATCTACTGTTACTAAATTACAAGAAAACAGTCAATTTAGAAAGTTAAGAATTGTGTTTGATGTGGATCCGCAATAG
- a CDS encoding T9SS type A sorting domain-containing protein, with product MKRFLLSILFFVGVASVGIGQATGDFQTRQTGNWNNSDTWEEWTGSSWDNTANTPTSANGVISILNTHTVTVTAAVTVDQATVNNGGQITIASGIALTINDGSGDDITVNNGGVLRNLGTFRTGSGGKGGAAGQARFLGIFENQGSVTNFSSANLFFDSGSVYDHQFTTTEGVVPSASWDLNSTVKVTGYTSLTILSSTGNWGQSFGNFEWNTPNLTAGGQGWFDMDGYVTTANGDFNVYNTGGIILYITDFNQSLTLNVGGNVNLDGANTYVACTFSGNPMTWNVSGNFNITNSALLESTDSQPVNINVVGDFNVNTSSNGVNLSIGSSGTTVDLDGDLNIIAGSITETGTGTNSIIFGGGGLQNFTNTGGDFSNSINFSINNSSTLDVSTYFLTGSGTFEIGPGSTLVTANSEGITSGTTTGSIRVSGTRTFNTGSTIEYNGTATQALGNGFPASGVNLTINNTGGGVNMSSDVTISSGRTLTLTAGTLNIGDGNLLTLNGTVSTTSGGISGGSLSNLTIGGTGAFGTLGFVGTQELNDFTINRTSSGSVTLGGDLTINGSLTQTNGDLLLNGNSLTISGDYTQSAGSLISNVSSSLIVNGAGTLPTSLSFSGDINTITVDRASATLNTAASNFTATNLNLYSGTLDGTAISIANGGTLERRTNGSLTNALTAVGNYNLIYDNSSAINTSVELPTSATAINNIEKRGTGILTVQNDFTVNGILTFSNGTFNAGANTISLNGDLVANAGSTLNNSTITFDGTTNLTGENNPTFGSITVNGTFNPAASLTVNGDITNNGTLSSSAGTLTINATSQLGGSEPITVNDFTIGGSGVVTADADDAFQINGNITNNGSFDANGGTVIFGGITSISGTVPTFANVQIEGTLNSPNSLTASGNFINNGSFVNNGGTLNLNGSGSRNIGGSSALALNTLNVSGGTVNNTNTAGITIADGITIGANTTFDVDGAGSNQLILLSTSSSQAAYVGQIPSTSSISGNITVERYFSTGRFWRYLGSPVTNATVADWQEEFPITGTFDDPSSGTYDGSTLNSSNPSLYYYDAANSTYVAYPSSGTAASNSIENGRGYSPFIRNSSSNIVGAVTGTLQQQSASMPVEYNGDPAESWNLVANPYAAPIDWDAAGWTKTNVANEVHVPKTDGSFATYIGGTASNGGSQYIASGQAFWVRTDATSPVLETDESVKSVGQDPTYQRTAPLELFRIEMAHNDLSDEIVLVLRDEATFGYDEEFDASRRLNINGFGYTLSTTGDDGRNLKINSIPKVVNSDCSISIPVNMESVSKTGDFTLAFSQVNNLLNYYTVDFIDNYENEIISVDSDFQYTYTINSDAESKAKTRFSLLLNNKGIGALSNLTSIETCASSEASYLLEDLNKNHSYSIYKGDVKLSEVSNQLQATISIADSLLQDVTNAFDVYGMAGTCDSVKVGTFTVKTVGSNINLDANVIGSNICPEATSGNFELNTENSVDYYILAGNDTIQTIKGDGTIFTGTIESTYLKAGLNTFSIYAEKNECAYGSLNKQIEIEVDDLDIDQNITFSSNNSCLKTPADISFISQSGVEYQIFKENTLVTSVIGDGTAQAVEIPETNLSLGSNEFTVIAKYGECTQYEFPESVKIEVEENINANLSLITENVCGDANTSIVIENAQSGKVYTLQLAGENISSLTAELDGELEFNVNSNQLGQGLNELDIQIEGGNCEPVLSSNQAIINVYEQINTDLEVKSSNECAAELIKVEISNPQKGKEYRLKEAENVIATATADDESVLKFSLPSDQFGVGNHTLTIDIIDDNCGVRTANQIVEFELFEAATIAEIGNQNVCKGEAVSIDLSSNVAMNSYQLFIGEELHAETSSAILELAPTETTTYSLTGVPENGCGTNTVNFTIEVTDLATPGILVSNNVLESSVEGEGYQWYLNNEILPDETGKILVAQESGDYTVEVSKANCIKTSDAYTFSEEVLNANKALANAIDLYPNPVDDILNIDIKDIGEIEVMIYTLSGRFMDQVKLDSRNGQSIDMSKFAKGTYLLQLTSGQGSVTKRIIKK from the coding sequence ATGAAAAGATTTTTACTTTCGATATTGTTTTTTGTTGGGGTTGCGAGTGTTGGGATTGGGCAGGCTACTGGCGATTTTCAAACTCGCCAAACAGGTAACTGGAATAACTCAGATACCTGGGAAGAGTGGACTGGAAGTAGTTGGGATAACACAGCTAATACGCCAACAAGTGCTAACGGAGTAATTAGTATATTAAACACGCATACTGTTACTGTAACTGCAGCTGTTACTGTTGATCAGGCAACTGTTAACAATGGTGGTCAAATTACAATTGCTAGTGGTATTGCCTTAACAATCAATGATGGTTCAGGTGATGATATAACAGTTAACAATGGTGGGGTATTAAGAAATTTAGGGACATTTCGAACTGGTTCTGGGGGAAAGGGTGGTGCAGCAGGACAAGCCAGATTTCTAGGCATTTTCGAAAATCAAGGGTCAGTAACAAATTTTTCTAGTGCTAACTTATTTTTTGATTCAGGTTCAGTTTACGATCATCAATTCACTACAACAGAAGGGGTTGTGCCATCAGCATCATGGGATTTAAACTCAACCGTAAAAGTTACAGGTTATACTTCATTAACTATTTTAAGTTCTACTGGGAACTGGGGGCAATCTTTTGGTAATTTTGAGTGGAATACACCTAATTTAACTGCTGGGGGACAAGGGTGGTTTGATATGGATGGTTACGTTACAACTGCTAACGGTGATTTCAATGTATATAATACAGGCGGCATTATACTTTATATTACAGACTTTAATCAGTCTTTAACTTTGAATGTTGGAGGTAATGTAAATCTTGATGGAGCGAATACTTATGTTGCTTGCACATTTTCTGGTAATCCAATGACTTGGAATGTTTCTGGAAATTTTAATATAACTAATTCAGCTCTATTAGAATCTACAGATTCCCAGCCAGTTAATATTAATGTTGTTGGTGATTTTAATGTAAATACTTCAAGTAATGGGGTTAATTTATCAATTGGTTCTTCTGGAACTACAGTAGATTTGGATGGAGACTTAAATATAATCGCTGGATCAATTACTGAAACAGGAACAGGAACTAATTCAATTATTTTTGGTGGGGGGGGACTTCAAAATTTCACCAATACTGGAGGGGATTTTTCTAATTCAATTAATTTTTCTATAAATAACTCCTCAACATTAGATGTATCTACTTATTTCTTAACAGGTTCTGGTACTTTTGAAATAGGGCCTGGTTCTACTTTAGTAACAGCAAATTCAGAAGGAATCACTTCAGGAACCACAACAGGTTCAATCAGAGTTTCAGGAACAAGGACCTTTAATACAGGTTCTACAATTGAGTATAATGGCACTGCAACCCAAGCTTTAGGAAATGGCTTCCCTGCTTCTGGTGTTAATCTTACAATTAACAACACAGGTGGCGGAGTAAATATGAGTTCTGATGTTACTATTAGTTCTGGAAGGACTTTAACACTCACAGCAGGTACATTAAATATTGGAGATGGTAACCTATTAACTTTAAATGGTACAGTTTCTACCACTAGCGGAGGAATTTCCGGTGGATCACTTTCAAACTTAACAATTGGAGGTACTGGTGCATTTGGTACCCTGGGTTTTGTAGGTACTCAAGAGTTAAATGATTTCACCATCAATAGAACTTCATCAGGCTCAGTCACATTAGGTGGAGACTTAACAATAAATGGATCTTTAACTCAAACAAACGGTGATTTACTTCTAAATGGCAATAGTTTAACAATTAGTGGTGATTACACTCAATCAGCTGGTAGCTTAATTTCAAATGTAAGTTCTTCCTTAATAGTTAATGGAGCTGGAACACTTCCTACTAGTCTGTCATTTTCAGGAGATATTAATACTATTACAGTAGATAGAGCTTCAGCTACCTTAAATACAGCTGCTTCTAACTTTACGGCAACCAACCTCAACTTATATTCTGGAACACTAGATGGTACAGCCATTAGCATTGCAAATGGAGGCACTTTAGAAAGAAGAACAAATGGTTCATTGACAAATGCCTTAACAGCAGTAGGTAATTATAATTTAATTTATGATAATAGCTCAGCTATAAACACCAGTGTCGAATTACCAACTTCTGCCACCGCCATAAACAATATTGAAAAAAGAGGAACAGGTATTTTAACTGTTCAGAACGATTTTACTGTAAACGGTATTCTTACTTTTAGCAATGGTACATTTAATGCTGGCGCGAATACAATTTCGTTAAATGGTGATCTTGTTGCTAACGCAGGATCTACACTAAATAATTCTACCATAACTTTTGATGGTACGACTAATCTTACGGGCGAAAATAATCCAACATTTGGAAGTATAACAGTCAATGGTACATTTAATCCAGCAGCTAGTTTGACAGTTAATGGTGATATCACTAATAATGGTACCTTGAGTAGCTCAGCAGGTACCTTGACGATTAATGCTACGTCTCAATTAGGTGGATCAGAACCCATTACTGTTAATGATTTTACCATAGGAGGCAGCGGAGTGGTTACTGCTGATGCTGATGATGCTTTTCAGATCAATGGGAATATAACAAATAATGGTTCATTTGATGCCAACGGAGGCACTGTCATTTTTGGAGGCATTACCTCTATTTCAGGTACTGTCCCAACATTTGCTAATGTGCAAATTGAAGGTACTCTAAACAGCCCTAATTCATTAACAGCAAGTGGTAACTTTATTAATAATGGATCATTTGTTAATAATGGAGGAACTTTAAACCTTAATGGTTCTGGTAGTAGAAATATTGGCGGATCTTCTGCTTTGGCTTTAAATACACTAAATGTAAGCGGTGGAACAGTCAACAATACCAATACTGCTGGCATAACAATTGCAGATGGTATAACTATAGGAGCAAACACTACATTTGATGTTGATGGTGCAGGTTCGAATCAATTGATTTTATTATCTACTTCCTCATCTCAAGCTGCTTATGTAGGTCAGATTCCAAGTACCTCATCTATTTCAGGTAATATAACTGTTGAAAGATATTTTAGCACTGGTAGATTTTGGAGATACTTAGGTTCTCCAGTTACCAATGCAACAGTTGCAGATTGGCAAGAAGAATTTCCAATTACAGGAACTTTTGATGACCCTTCTTCTGGAACTTATGACGGATCTACATTAAATTCATCTAATCCTTCTCTTTATTATTATGATGCTGCAAATAGCACCTATGTAGCTTATCCAAGTAGTGGAACTGCTGCATCTAATTCGATTGAAAATGGAAGAGGTTATTCTCCATTTATTAGAAATAGTTCGTCAAATATTGTAGGAGCTGTGACAGGAACATTGCAACAACAATCAGCTTCTATGCCTGTTGAATATAATGGTGATCCTGCAGAATCATGGAATTTAGTGGCTAATCCATATGCTGCCCCAATTGATTGGGATGCAGCAGGCTGGACTAAAACTAATGTTGCAAATGAAGTTCATGTCCCTAAAACAGATGGTAGTTTTGCAACTTATATTGGGGGTACAGCAAGTAATGGTGGTTCTCAGTATATTGCATCAGGGCAAGCTTTTTGGGTAAGAACCGATGCGACTTCCCCAGTTTTAGAAACTGATGAATCAGTCAAAAGTGTTGGTCAAGATCCTACATACCAGCGAACTGCACCGTTGGAACTATTCCGAATTGAGATGGCTCATAATGACTTATCCGATGAAATTGTTTTAGTGCTAAGAGATGAAGCCACATTTGGTTACGATGAAGAATTTGATGCTAGTAGAAGATTGAATATTAACGGTTTTGGTTATACATTATCAACAACTGGTGATGATGGAAGGAATTTGAAAATCAACAGCATACCAAAAGTAGTGAATTCTGACTGTTCTATTTCAATCCCTGTTAATATGGAGTCAGTATCTAAAACAGGAGATTTTACTCTAGCATTTAGTCAGGTTAACAATCTGTTAAATTACTATACAGTTGATTTTATTGATAATTATGAAAATGAAATAATTTCAGTTGATTCTGATTTTCAGTATACTTATACAATTAATTCTGATGCGGAATCAAAAGCAAAAACTAGATTTAGTTTACTGCTAAATAATAAAGGAATAGGAGCTTTAAGCAATCTGACAAGTATTGAGACTTGCGCTAGCTCTGAAGCTTCTTATTTGTTAGAAGACCTCAATAAAAATCATTCCTATTCAATATATAAAGGTGATGTGAAATTATCGGAAGTGTCTAATCAGTTGCAAGCAACAATTTCGATTGCAGACTCCTTATTACAAGATGTCACAAATGCATTTGATGTTTATGGAATGGCAGGAACTTGTGATTCTGTGAAAGTAGGAACATTCACAGTGAAGACTGTTGGTAGTAACATTAATCTTGATGCCAATGTAATAGGAAGCAATATTTGCCCTGAAGCTACTTCTGGTAATTTTGAACTAAATACCGAAAATAGTGTAGATTACTATATTCTGGCTGGGAATGATACTATCCAAACTATTAAGGGTGATGGAACTATATTTACGGGTACTATTGAGTCAACATACTTAAAGGCCGGTCTTAACACATTTTCAATTTATGCTGAAAAGAACGAATGTGCTTATGGTTCTTTAAATAAGCAAATAGAAATCGAAGTTGATGATTTGGATATTGATCAAAATATAACTTTTAGTTCTAATAATTCATGTTTGAAAACTCCGGCTGATATAAGCTTTATTAGCCAATCAGGTGTTGAATATCAAATTTTTAAAGAAAATACATTAGTGACTAGTGTAATTGGAGATGGAACAGCACAAGCTGTGGAAATTCCTGAAACTAATCTATCCTTGGGCTCAAATGAATTTACAGTTATTGCCAAATATGGAGAATGTACCCAGTATGAATTTCCTGAGTCAGTAAAAATTGAAGTAGAAGAAAATATTAATGCTAATCTTAGCTTGATCACTGAGAATGTCTGTGGAGACGCTAATACTTCAATAGTAATTGAAAACGCACAATCAGGAAAGGTTTATACCCTACAACTAGCGGGCGAAAATATAAGCAGTTTAACAGCCGAACTGGATGGTGAATTAGAGTTTAATGTCAATTCAAACCAACTAGGGCAGGGGTTAAATGAATTAGATATACAAATTGAGGGTGGAAATTGCGAGCCTGTTTTATCTTCAAATCAAGCTATAATTAATGTATATGAGCAAATAAATACTGATTTAGAAGTGAAGTCTTCAAATGAATGTGCTGCTGAATTGATTAAGGTTGAAATTAGTAATCCACAGAAAGGAAAAGAATATAGATTGAAGGAAGCAGAGAATGTGATTGCTACGGCAACTGCAGATGATGAAAGTGTTTTGAAATTTAGTTTGCCTTCTGATCAATTTGGAGTTGGAAATCATACCTTAACAATTGATATTATTGATGATAATTGTGGAGTGCGTACTGCTAACCAGATAGTTGAGTTTGAATTATTTGAAGCAGCTACCATAGCGGAGATCGGAAATCAAAATGTTTGTAAAGGGGAAGCAGTCTCAATTGATCTTAGCTCAAATGTTGCCATGAATAGTTATCAGCTATTTATAGGAGAAGAATTGCATGCAGAAACCTCTTCTGCTATTTTGGAATTAGCTCCTACAGAAACAACTACGTACTCCTTGACAGGAGTTCCTGAGAATGGTTGTGGTACAAATACGGTTAACTTCACAATTGAAGTGACAGATTTAGCTACACCAGGTATTTTGGTGTCAAACAATGTATTGGAAAGTTCAGTTGAGGGAGAAGGATACCAATGGTATTTAAATAACGAGATACTACCTGATGAAACAGGAAAAATTTTAGTAGCTCAAGAATCAGGAGATTATACTGTAGAGGTCAGTAAAGCCAATTGTATAAAAACAAGTGATGCCTATACATTTAGTGAAGAGGTCTTGAATGCAAATAAGGCGCTTGCTAATGCGATTGATTTATATCCAAACCCGGTTGATGATATTTTGAATATTGACATTAAAGATATTGGAGAAATTGAAGTTATGATTTATACCTTGTCAGGTCGTTTTATGGATCAGGTGAAGTTGGATTCAAGAAATGGCCAATCTATCGATATGTCAAAATTTGCAAAAGGAACTTATTTATTACAATTGACTTCAGGACAGGGGAGTGTAACAAAAAGAATTATCAAGAAGTAA
- a CDS encoding AMP-binding protein has translation MSDFPWYNHYPKGVPREINPDQYKNLPELFEEVFQKHGSNEAYENMGKVLTYAEVDELSNNFAAYLQNEVGLKKGDRMAIQMPNCLQYPIAMIGALKAGVIVVGTNPLYTAREMAHQFKDSGAKAIVIVANFASNLEKILDETEIKTVIVTQLGDMLGGLKGSIVNFVVKNIKKMVPSYNLPTAIKWKEVLKKGKTHTFKKPEIEPSDLAFLQYTGGTTGVSKGAQLSHRNLVAHTMQTKEWFKPLFTEGLQEQMITALPLYHIFALAVNGVLMFSIGAKSILITNPRDMPAFIKELKKHPFTLMTGVNTLFNGLLNQPNIKEVDFSHLKGSIGGGMAVQRAVAEKWKKLTGGPLVEGYGLSETSPVLSVNPLDGTERIGTIGMPTPSTDMKILDEEGKEVALGEPGEICGKGPQVMSGYWNKPELNDTTFFNGEWFRTGDIGVQDGDGFFKIVDRKKDMINVSGFNVYPNEIEDVIAGMEKVLEVAVIGVPDEKSTEVVKAFVVKKDESLTEQEVIDYCKENLTAYKCPKAVSFEKELPKSNVGKIIRRHLREK, from the coding sequence ATGAGCGATTTTCCATGGTACAATCATTACCCTAAAGGAGTACCGAGAGAGATAAACCCCGACCAATATAAAAACCTCCCCGAATTATTTGAAGAAGTTTTCCAGAAGCATGGCAGTAATGAAGCCTATGAGAATATGGGCAAGGTATTGACTTATGCTGAGGTAGATGAATTATCTAATAATTTCGCTGCTTATTTGCAGAACGAGGTAGGTTTGAAAAAGGGTGATAGAATGGCTATTCAAATGCCGAATTGTTTGCAATATCCCATTGCTATGATAGGAGCTTTGAAAGCTGGTGTAATTGTAGTGGGAACCAACCCGCTTTATACTGCAAGAGAAATGGCGCATCAGTTTAAAGATTCTGGAGCCAAAGCCATTGTGATCGTAGCCAACTTTGCGAGTAATCTGGAGAAGATTTTGGATGAAACGGAAATTAAAACCGTTATTGTTACTCAATTAGGCGATATGCTAGGCGGATTAAAAGGCAGTATTGTCAATTTTGTAGTGAAGAACATCAAAAAGATGGTGCCTAGCTATAATTTACCAACTGCAATCAAGTGGAAAGAAGTTTTAAAGAAGGGAAAGACTCATACTTTCAAAAAACCTGAAATAGAACCTTCCGACTTAGCCTTTTTACAATACACAGGTGGAACTACTGGTGTTAGTAAGGGAGCGCAATTATCACATCGTAATTTAGTTGCACACACTATGCAAACTAAAGAGTGGTTTAAGCCATTATTTACCGAAGGGCTGCAAGAGCAAATGATTACAGCATTGCCACTATATCATATTTTTGCACTTGCGGTAAATGGTGTCTTAATGTTCAGTATTGGAGCCAAAAGCATTCTGATTACCAATCCTCGGGATATGCCAGCTTTCATTAAAGAATTGAAAAAGCATCCATTTACTCTAATGACTGGTGTAAACACCTTGTTCAACGGATTATTAAATCAGCCTAATATTAAAGAAGTGGATTTTTCCCATTTGAAAGGCTCTATTGGAGGTGGTATGGCAGTCCAAAGAGCTGTTGCTGAAAAATGGAAAAAGTTGACTGGAGGGCCATTGGTTGAAGGTTATGGTTTGAGTGAAACTTCTCCAGTATTAAGTGTTAATCCATTGGATGGGACAGAAAGAATTGGCACAATTGGTATGCCAACACCAAGCACTGATATGAAGATTTTGGATGAGGAAGGGAAAGAAGTGGCATTAGGTGAGCCAGGTGAGATTTGTGGCAAAGGACCCCAAGTGATGTCAGGTTATTGGAACAAACCTGAATTGAATGATACTACTTTTTTCAATGGAGAGTGGTTCCGGACAGGTGATATTGGAGTACAAGATGGAGACGGTTTTTTCAAAATTGTGGATAGGAAAAAGGATATGATTAATGTTTCTGGCTTTAATGTGTATCCAAATGAGATTGAAGATGTGATTGCCGGTATGGAAAAAGTATTGGAAGTAGCTGTAATTGGTGTTCCAGATGAAAAATCCACCGAGGTAGTAAAAGCTTTTGTAGTGAAGAAAGATGAAAGCTTAACCGAGCAAGAAGTAATCGATTATTGTAAGGAAAACTTAACAGCTTATAAATGCCCGAAAGCGGTTTCTTTTGAGAAGGAATTACCTAAGTCGAATGTAGGTAAGATTATTAGAAGGCATTTGAGGGAGAAATAG